A single region of the Opitutus sp. genome encodes:
- a CDS encoding glycosidase: MNHLYTLQQLVDRHHNHLSRVNPPDLETDNGVLQRRQHPVITREHIPLSWRYDLNESTNPLLVEQLGVNATFNAGAIEYEGKIVLVVRIEGADRKSFFALAESDTGIDGFRFRARPLQIPDGDPAETNLYDMRLTRHADGWIYGLFCTERQDPDTKSDSISAATANCGIVRTRDLETWERLPDLKSPSKQQRNVVLHPEFVNGKYFLYTRPMEFFMHAGAEGRLCWALADSMSPCVIGEQPTLDKQTYHTIKEGKVGAGAAPIKTSEGWLHIAHAVRGCAAGMRYVLYAFLTDLEDPTRIIAAPGGYFLAPFGAERVGDVSNVLFSNGLIARNDGSVLLYYASSDTRLHVGTTSIKQLLAYVHGTPADGLRTHESVRQRLELIDRNQTLRGLNPVLDAALGA, encoded by the coding sequence ATGAACCACCTCTACACCCTCCAGCAACTCGTCGACCGCCACCACAACCACCTATCGCGCGTTAATCCGCCCGACCTCGAAACCGACAACGGCGTGCTCCAGCGCCGCCAACACCCGGTCATCACCCGCGAACACATTCCGCTGTCGTGGCGCTACGATTTGAACGAAAGCACCAACCCGCTGCTGGTCGAACAACTCGGGGTTAACGCCACCTTTAACGCCGGTGCGATCGAGTACGAGGGAAAGATCGTCCTCGTCGTGCGCATCGAAGGCGCTGATCGCAAAAGTTTCTTCGCCTTGGCTGAAAGCGACACCGGTATTGACGGCTTCCGCTTCCGCGCCCGTCCGCTGCAGATCCCGGACGGCGATCCCGCCGAAACCAATCTCTACGACATGCGCCTGACCCGCCACGCGGATGGGTGGATCTACGGCCTTTTTTGCACCGAACGCCAGGACCCGGATACCAAGAGCGACAGTATCTCCGCAGCCACCGCCAACTGTGGTATTGTGCGCACCCGTGACCTCGAGACCTGGGAACGCCTGCCAGACCTGAAAAGCCCCTCCAAACAGCAGCGCAATGTTGTCCTGCACCCCGAGTTCGTAAACGGGAAATACTTCCTCTACACCCGCCCGATGGAGTTTTTCATGCACGCCGGCGCGGAAGGGCGTCTTTGCTGGGCGCTGGCCGACTCGATGTCGCCCTGCGTGATCGGCGAGCAGCCGACTCTCGATAAACAAACCTACCACACCATCAAAGAGGGGAAAGTCGGTGCTGGCGCAGCCCCGATCAAAACCAGCGAAGGCTGGTTGCACATCGCCCACGCGGTGCGCGGTTGTGCAGCGGGCATGCGTTATGTGCTCTACGCCTTCCTCACCGATCTTGAGGACCCCACCCGTATCATCGCGGCTCCGGGCGGGTATTTTCTCGCACCGTTTGGAGCTGAGCGCGTAGGCGACGTCTCAAATGTCCTGTTCTCCAACGGCCTGATCGCCCGCAACGACGGCTCGGTCCTGCTCTACTATGCTTCGAGCGACACCCGCCTGCACGTCGGCACGACCTCGATCAAGCAGCTCCTCGCCTACGTGCACGGCACGCCTGCGGACGGCCTGCGGACCCACGAAAGCGTTCGCCAACGCCTCGAATTGATCGACCGCAACCAAACCCTGCGCGGACTCAACCCGGTCCTCGACGCCGCCCTGGGCGCCTAA
- a CDS encoding FGGY-family carbohydrate kinase, translated as MSTPARFLGIDVGTGSARAGVFTADGRLLASASRPIQMWKPAPDFVEQSSDDIWAACGEAARQAVADSGVPPAAILGVGFDATCSLVLLDAQDRPVSFSPTGRTEQNVIVWMDHRAIPQSARINATKHPVLRHVGGVISPEMQTPKLLWLKENLPAAWKKTARFLDLPDYLTYRATGDDTRSLCTTVCKWTYLGHRGPDGAGWDTTYFKKIGLGDLATEGFRRIGTRVRPMGEPLGRGLTATAAQHLGLVAGTAVGVAIIDAHAGGLGLLGASFGSRRPTPAALEHRLALIGGTSSCHMAVSARPRFIGGIWGPYHSAMIPGLWLTEGGQTATGALIDHVIQTHAAYAELQAEAARAQTTVYAALNTRLEALAAAERVSHPAALTADLHVYPNFHGNRSPLADPTLRGAIVGLPLSATLDDLARLYLATIQAVAHGTREIIAAMNRRGYAIDTIFACGGGTKNPVFLREHADITGCKLVLAREPEAVLLGSAVLGAVAAGAQPDVFAAMRVMNHVERVITPGPARVRRYHDAKHRVFLRLHRDFMAYRSLMAG; from the coding sequence ATGTCCACGCCCGCCCGTTTCCTCGGCATTGATGTCGGCACCGGCAGCGCCCGCGCCGGTGTTTTCACCGCCGACGGCCGCCTGCTCGCCAGCGCATCGCGTCCTATCCAAATGTGGAAACCCGCGCCCGATTTCGTCGAACAATCCTCCGACGACATCTGGGCCGCCTGCGGCGAGGCCGCCCGCCAGGCCGTCGCCGATTCCGGCGTGCCGCCCGCCGCGATCCTCGGCGTCGGTTTTGACGCGACGTGTTCCCTCGTATTGCTCGACGCCCAGGATCGCCCCGTCTCCTTCAGCCCGACCGGCCGCACCGAGCAAAACGTCATCGTCTGGATGGACCACCGCGCCATCCCCCAGTCCGCCCGCATCAACGCCACCAAGCACCCGGTGCTCCGTCACGTCGGAGGTGTGATCTCCCCCGAGATGCAGACGCCCAAGCTGCTCTGGTTGAAAGAAAATCTCCCCGCCGCCTGGAAAAAAACCGCCCGCTTCCTCGACCTGCCCGACTACCTCACCTATCGCGCCACCGGTGACGACACCCGCTCGCTCTGCACCACCGTGTGCAAGTGGACCTACCTCGGCCACCGCGGCCCCGACGGCGCAGGTTGGGACACCACTTACTTCAAAAAAATCGGCCTCGGCGACCTCGCCACCGAAGGCTTCCGCCGCATCGGCACCCGCGTACGCCCCATGGGCGAGCCCCTCGGTCGCGGCCTCACCGCTACAGCCGCGCAGCACCTGGGCCTGGTCGCCGGCACCGCCGTGGGCGTTGCCATCATCGACGCCCACGCCGGCGGCCTCGGCCTGCTCGGCGCTTCATTCGGCTCGCGCCGACCCACTCCTGCCGCGCTCGAACACCGCCTCGCGCTCATCGGCGGCACGTCGTCGTGTCACATGGCTGTATCCGCCCGTCCCCGATTCATCGGCGGCATTTGGGGTCCCTATCACTCCGCGATGATCCCCGGCCTCTGGCTCACCGAGGGCGGCCAGACCGCCACCGGCGCGCTTATTGACCACGTCATCCAGACTCACGCCGCCTACGCCGAACTCCAGGCCGAGGCCGCGCGCGCCCAGACCACCGTTTACGCCGCTCTCAACACCCGGCTCGAAGCGCTCGCCGCCGCCGAACGCGTTTCCCATCCGGCCGCGCTCACCGCCGATCTCCACGTGTACCCGAATTTTCATGGCAACCGATCGCCGCTGGCCGACCCGACCCTGCGCGGCGCCATCGTCGGCCTGCCGCTTTCCGCCACGCTCGACGATCTCGCCCGGCTCTACCTCGCGACCATCCAAGCCGTGGCCCACGGCACGCGGGAGATCATCGCCGCAATGAACCGCCGGGGCTACGCCATCGACACGATCTTCGCCTGCGGCGGCGGCACCAAGAACCCCGTCTTTCTGCGTGAACACGCCGACATCACCGGCTGCAAGCTCGTGCTCGCCCGCGAGCCCGAGGCCGTGCTACTCGGCTCCGCCGTGCTCGGCGCGGTCGCCGCCGGTGCGCAGCCCGACGTGTTCGCCGCCATGCGCGTCATGAACCACGTCGAGCGCGTGATCACGCCGGGCCCGGCCCGAGTGCGCCGCTACCACGACGCCAAGCACCGCGTCTTCCTTCGCCTGCACCGCGATTTCATGGCCTACCGCAGCCTCATGGCCGGTTAA
- a CDS encoding alpha-L-fucosidase, which yields MPASRFPQRHIHLDYHTSPLITDAGAEFDAGEFVRTLQDAHVDSVNVFAKCHHGMSYYPTKVGVMHPALKGRDLLGEQIEALHRAGIRAPIYTTVAWEEDVAQKHLDWRQLRRDGRAARVGFPEPSAPPGQAPWHFNNWLHPDYQDYIETHLRELFAAYDVDGLWIDIVFFAPQSCWSEASIRFREKHGLLADDQATQARFESLAQASFARRFSRLVRGLKKDATIFYNSSNPIYADHRCGVRTRHDQQTHWELESLPSGFWGYQHFPRLARAFGHWGKPWLGMTGRFQKMWGDFGGLKPPAALEFECFRSQALGGANSIGDQLPPRGRLDAGAYDLIGGVYAQCKAAEPFYADSRALAQVGIVAPGRPDLDPAHTDIVLEGAVQMCEESHYETVVLDDASSFAGLDLVMLPDTVSITPALARKLAAHRARGGKILFSHRSAFAANGVCELPGVELLNTGPVADAPTYWRARADFSPLLARSDRVHYLPGDNVSPVTPAARRRIKVLVERVPPYFHRSELAFSSHFQVPPQARPADHAAVLAGDDWVYFADPIFRDYRQSGNTAARDGWRAAMQRLIGPAPFGDGLPTTVLCVPRRRGRDLLLTLLHYIPTRKAIEIDMIEERTGFGGLRLRLPVKTKRLRVFGDDEDLLSDKPGTFILPNAEGRLLLESPGYFA from the coding sequence ATGCCAGCCAGTCGCTTCCCTCAACGCCACATCCACCTGGATTACCACACCTCCCCGCTCATCACCGACGCCGGAGCGGAGTTTGATGCGGGCGAGTTCGTGCGCACTCTTCAGGACGCCCATGTCGACAGCGTGAACGTCTTCGCAAAATGCCACCACGGCATGAGCTATTATCCGACCAAGGTCGGGGTGATGCACCCGGCGCTCAAAGGTCGCGATCTTCTGGGTGAGCAGATCGAAGCCCTGCACCGCGCCGGTATCCGTGCGCCGATCTACACCACCGTGGCTTGGGAGGAGGATGTCGCGCAAAAGCACCTCGACTGGCGCCAGCTCCGCCGCGACGGCCGTGCCGCCCGCGTCGGCTTTCCCGAACCCAGCGCGCCCCCCGGCCAAGCGCCGTGGCACTTCAACAACTGGCTTCACCCCGATTATCAGGATTACATCGAGACGCATCTCCGCGAGCTCTTCGCCGCTTACGATGTGGACGGCCTCTGGATCGACATCGTTTTTTTCGCCCCCCAATCCTGCTGGAGTGAAGCCAGCATCCGCTTCCGCGAGAAACACGGGCTCCTCGCCGACGACCAGGCCACCCAGGCCCGCTTCGAATCGCTCGCCCAGGCTTCGTTTGCCCGGCGCTTCAGCCGCCTGGTGCGCGGCCTGAAAAAAGACGCCACCATTTTCTATAATTCCTCCAATCCCATCTACGCCGACCACCGTTGCGGCGTGCGCACCCGCCACGACCAGCAGACCCACTGGGAACTTGAATCGCTACCCTCGGGTTTCTGGGGTTACCAACACTTCCCGCGGCTCGCCCGCGCCTTCGGCCACTGGGGAAAACCCTGGCTGGGCATGACCGGCCGCTTCCAGAAAATGTGGGGCGACTTCGGCGGACTCAAGCCACCCGCCGCCCTCGAATTCGAATGCTTCCGCTCCCAGGCGCTCGGCGGAGCCAACTCCATCGGCGATCAACTCCCCCCGCGCGGCCGCCTCGATGCCGGGGCCTACGATCTCATCGGCGGAGTCTATGCCCAGTGCAAAGCCGCCGAACCCTTTTACGCCGATTCGCGGGCGCTCGCTCAGGTCGGAATTGTCGCGCCGGGTCGCCCGGATCTCGACCCCGCCCACACCGACATCGTGCTCGAAGGTGCGGTGCAAATGTGCGAGGAGAGCCACTACGAGACCGTCGTCCTCGACGACGCCTCCTCCTTTGCCGGCCTCGATCTGGTGATGCTGCCCGACACCGTGAGCATCACGCCCGCTCTCGCCCGCAAGCTAGCCGCCCACCGCGCCCGCGGCGGTAAAATCCTCTTCTCGCACCGCAGCGCCTTCGCGGCCAACGGCGTATGCGAGCTCCCCGGCGTCGAGCTGCTCAACACCGGCCCGGTCGCCGACGCACCGACCTACTGGCGAGCCCGCGCCGACTTTTCCCCGCTGCTCGCCCGCAGCGACCGCGTCCACTACCTGCCCGGCGACAACGTGAGCCCGGTTACTCCGGCCGCCCGACGCCGCATCAAGGTGCTTGTCGAGCGCGTCCCGCCCTATTTTCACCGCAGCGAACTCGCGTTTTCCTCTCATTTTCAAGTGCCACCGCAGGCACGACCCGCCGACCATGCCGCCGTTCTGGCGGGCGACGACTGGGTGTATTTCGCCGATCCGATCTTCCGCGATTACCGCCAGTCGGGCAACACCGCCGCGCGCGATGGCTGGCGCGCCGCCATGCAACGCCTGATCGGTCCCGCGCCGTTTGGCGACGGCTTGCCCACCACCGTGCTCTGCGTGCCGCGCCGCCGCGGCCGCGATCTGCTTCTCACGCTCTTGCACTACATACCCACCCGCAAGGCCATCGAGATTGATATGATCGAGGAGCGCACCGGCTTTGGCGGTCTGCGGCTGCGCCTGCCGGTCAAAACAAAACGCCTGCGTGTTTTTGGCGACGACGAAGACCTCCTGTCAGACAAGCCGGGCACCTTCATTCTGCCCAACGCCGAAGGCCGGCTACTCCTCGAATCTCCCGGTTATTTCGCCTGA
- a CDS encoding LacI family DNA-binding transcriptional regulator, whose translation MQRVSITQIASDLGVSAMSVSVALRGKPGVSEKLRARILARAEELGYRPDPVASELMSMVRAQQRAKGVETIAFINTFAEPALFARIPGLIDFLHGAQARAVDYGYHVEQFDAGQRGLSGRRLAEILKARGVRGLLVGPRWRTEPDIDFPWKDFSVMLVGESKYGPNLHRVCNHQMHSCTTLLTALVARGYRRIGLALVKEDEVNHGYGYLLGLEQFRLSAPNEVQVETWLYQDYDEGAFSQWVSDRGLDAVVSLPVQPGELVPQLRTATGEAVGYANLNVVVGSKYSGINQFAPEIGAVAVDMLRSLLLSGERGMAPRPHIVLVEGMWVDGETTRGI comes from the coding sequence GTGCAACGCGTCAGTATTACCCAAATTGCTTCCGATCTCGGTGTTTCCGCGATGTCGGTGTCCGTGGCGTTGCGGGGTAAGCCGGGCGTGTCGGAAAAATTGCGCGCACGGATACTCGCCCGGGCGGAGGAGCTGGGGTATCGACCCGATCCGGTGGCCTCCGAGTTAATGTCGATGGTGCGGGCCCAGCAGCGGGCGAAGGGCGTGGAGACAATCGCGTTCATCAACACGTTCGCCGAGCCGGCGTTGTTTGCACGGATCCCGGGTTTGATCGACTTCTTGCACGGGGCACAGGCGCGCGCGGTCGATTACGGCTACCACGTGGAGCAGTTCGATGCTGGGCAGCGCGGGCTGAGCGGCCGTCGGCTGGCGGAAATTTTAAAGGCGCGCGGCGTGCGCGGTTTGTTGGTGGGGCCGCGCTGGCGCACGGAGCCGGACATCGATTTCCCGTGGAAAGATTTTAGCGTTATGCTGGTCGGCGAGTCCAAATACGGGCCGAATCTCCATCGGGTGTGTAATCATCAAATGCATAGCTGCACCACGTTGCTCACTGCACTCGTGGCGCGCGGCTACCGCCGGATCGGCCTCGCCTTGGTGAAGGAGGATGAGGTGAATCACGGTTACGGCTACTTGCTCGGGCTGGAGCAGTTCCGGCTGAGCGCACCGAACGAGGTGCAGGTCGAAACCTGGCTTTATCAGGACTATGACGAAGGGGCGTTTAGCCAGTGGGTCTCGGATCGTGGGCTGGACGCAGTCGTGTCGCTGCCGGTTCAACCGGGTGAGCTCGTGCCCCAGTTGCGAACGGCAACAGGCGAGGCGGTCGGTTATGCGAATCTGAACGTTGTCGTAGGCTCGAAATATTCAGGTATCAATCAGTTCGCGCCGGAAATTGGAGCGGTAGCGGTCGATATGCTGCGCAGCTTGTTGTTAAGCGGTGAGCGCGGAATGGCCCCTCGACCGCATATCGTGCTAGTCGAGGGCATGTGGGTAGACGGGGAGACGACACGGGGAATCTGA
- a CDS encoding right-handed parallel beta-helix repeat-containing protein, with protein MNPRRAASFLASLALVTAAPAQTLFSTRFDALAAKPFATAAASPGASARASLEPLGTIDTYRGPRTGALVLRAKLQTDAAPGARVRVTIPAFPVTTTQTSLANLSLGFDLRVSVLRPVRVFIESVQANGVSTGTLTTVVVPPVIESFYRFTPDLADFKAIAGTFDPRAPAIRVSFEMADDACPFPLPRGEFSLVVDNLSYAAPALYVSPQGDNTRDGRTPATALATIQRAVGLALPGDSILLLGGTYVSADAEPLVRIAKAGEPDRWITLRAAPGQHPILRGNGWDIVSLNHNAAYIELRGLDVHGYSADIPRAAAMADGLLRKKDGQTYSGDPRMNTNGLALDSRKGTEEGGKAHHVRFINNIVREVPGGGISAIAGDHITVEGNTTRDNCHGMRYAGSGISLFRAWDFDTDTHYKMFVIGNRSSGNRCYIPWSELSRISDGNGIIIDDFINYQDGASDIPYEGRTLVQNNLVFNNGGSGIHTYAANHVDIVHNTAYHNAQSPELVWRQIWAGSRCKDVRLANNIHWAQKGRPLHTGMGRSKAVSYTRNLMFGDGDNGLADGGGLGTSPDNDGQAVVTGHLSGDPLLVAPSVDATAADFHLLPGSPAIDVAAPDHPGVPLTDLDGRWRDAAPDLGAYEFTK; from the coding sequence ATGAACCCCCGCCGCGCCGCCTCCTTCCTTGCCTCGCTCGCCCTCGTCACCGCCGCCCCGGCGCAGACGCTCTTCTCCACCCGCTTCGACGCGCTGGCCGCAAAACCCTTCGCCACCGCCGCCGCCTCGCCTGGCGCAAGCGCCCGCGCCTCGCTGGAACCGCTCGGCACCATCGATACCTATCGAGGACCGCGTACCGGTGCGCTTGTCCTCCGCGCCAAGCTACAAACTGACGCCGCTCCCGGCGCTCGCGTCCGCGTCACCATTCCGGCGTTCCCTGTGACCACCACCCAGACATCCCTCGCGAATCTGTCGCTCGGCTTCGACCTACGCGTTTCCGTCCTCCGCCCCGTACGCGTCTTCATCGAAAGCGTGCAAGCCAACGGTGTCTCCACCGGTACGCTCACCACCGTGGTGGTGCCACCTGTCATCGAAAGCTTCTATCGTTTCACCCCTGATCTGGCCGACTTCAAAGCCATCGCCGGTACCTTCGATCCACGTGCCCCCGCCATTCGTGTGAGCTTCGAGATGGCCGACGACGCCTGCCCATTCCCGCTCCCGCGCGGCGAATTCAGCCTCGTCGTGGATAATCTCTCCTACGCCGCGCCCGCCCTCTACGTTTCACCCCAAGGCGACAACACCCGCGACGGCCGCACTCCCGCCACCGCGCTCGCCACGATCCAGCGTGCCGTGGGTCTTGCCCTACCCGGAGACAGCATCCTCCTGCTCGGCGGCACCTACGTCTCCGCCGACGCCGAACCGCTCGTGAGAATCGCCAAGGCCGGCGAGCCCGACCGTTGGATCACCCTGCGCGCCGCCCCCGGCCAGCACCCGATCCTGCGCGGCAACGGCTGGGACATCGTGAGTCTCAACCACAACGCCGCCTACATCGAGCTGCGCGGCCTCGATGTCCACGGCTACTCGGCCGACATCCCGCGCGCCGCCGCCATGGCCGACGGCCTCCTCCGCAAAAAAGACGGCCAGACCTACAGCGGCGATCCCCGAATGAACACCAACGGCCTCGCCCTCGATTCGCGCAAGGGCACCGAGGAAGGCGGCAAGGCCCACCATGTCCGTTTCATCAACAATATCGTCCGCGAGGTTCCTGGCGGCGGCATCTCCGCCATTGCCGGCGACCACATCACCGTCGAGGGCAACACCACTCGCGACAACTGCCACGGCATGCGCTACGCCGGCAGCGGCATCAGTCTCTTCCGCGCCTGGGATTTCGACACCGACACCCACTACAAGATGTTTGTCATCGGCAACCGCTCCTCCGGTAACCGCTGCTACATCCCCTGGTCCGAACTCAGCCGCATCTCCGACGGGAACGGCATCATCATCGACGACTTCATCAACTACCAGGACGGTGCCAGCGACATCCCTTACGAGGGTCGCACCCTCGTCCAAAACAATCTCGTCTTCAACAACGGCGGCTCCGGCATCCATACCTACGCCGCCAACCACGTGGACATCGTCCACAACACCGCCTACCACAACGCCCAGTCGCCCGAGCTCGTCTGGCGCCAGATCTGGGCCGGCAGCAGATGCAAGGACGTGCGCCTGGCCAACAACATTCACTGGGCGCAAAAAGGCCGCCCGCTCCACACCGGCATGGGCCGGTCAAAAGCCGTGAGTTACACTCGCAACCTCATGTTCGGCGACGGCGACAACGGCCTCGCCGACGGCGGCGGCCTCGGCACCTCTCCAGACAACGACGGCCAAGCTGTCGTCACCGGCCACCTCTCCGGTGACCCGCTGCTCGTCGCCCCGTCGGTCGATGCCACCGCCGCAGATTTCCACCTCCTCCCCGGCAGCCCCGCCATCGACGTCGCCGCGCCCGACCATCCCGGCGTCCCACTCACCGATCTCGACGGCCGCTGGCGCGACGCCGCGCCCGACCTCGGCGCTTACGAGTTCACCAAATAA
- a CDS encoding MFS transporter, with amino-acid sequence MSTRPIIPEHERIPLLQKLTFSLGVNAEYVAVQLMTSVLWMPFFNIGLGMEPLALGAVLMILRLWEAFIDPVIGNFSDNARTRWGRRRPFIVVGALLTAALFPLFWFMPAGLGDTGKLVYLTGVGLVFFTCFATWAMPYYGFQMELTPNYDERTSLSAWSAVVSKLSYLGGSWVLALVTGPLFADPATGKGDIVHGMRTLCWFIAGLIVVFGILPVAFTKERTYAATAARQPREPFWQSVKDSAACRPLWVLIGVSFFLVLGYSSVASLANYIYIYYIFDGDINAGSVLLGWKATVNVATGLASIPLLTWLAGRYDKRTMVMAMLILCVSSYALNFVCLRPDMPYLMLVPAVFESCGISAVWLFLPSMKADVGDYDALTTGRRREGAINSFYSWFIKASLTASVGIGGAVLSFSGFSAKITHQAPEVLHRMLILFISLPIAFWAIAFVICLFYPLTRARMAAIRAELEARKLST; translated from the coding sequence ATGTCCACCCGCCCCATCATCCCCGAGCACGAGCGCATCCCGCTGCTGCAAAAACTCACGTTCTCCCTTGGCGTGAACGCCGAGTATGTGGCCGTTCAACTCATGACCAGCGTGCTCTGGATGCCGTTCTTCAATATCGGCCTGGGCATGGAGCCGCTCGCGCTCGGCGCGGTGCTCATGATCCTGCGCCTGTGGGAGGCGTTTATCGATCCCGTCATTGGCAATTTCTCCGACAACGCCCGCACCCGCTGGGGCCGGCGTCGTCCCTTCATCGTGGTCGGCGCGCTGCTCACCGCCGCCTTGTTCCCGCTTTTCTGGTTCATGCCCGCCGGGCTCGGCGACACGGGCAAACTCGTTTACCTCACGGGCGTCGGGCTCGTGTTCTTCACCTGCTTCGCCACCTGGGCCATGCCCTACTACGGCTTCCAGATGGAGCTCACGCCAAACTACGATGAGCGCACCAGCCTCAGCGCGTGGTCGGCCGTCGTGAGCAAACTCTCCTACCTCGGCGGCAGTTGGGTGCTCGCCCTCGTCACCGGCCCGCTCTTCGCCGATCCCGCCACCGGCAAGGGCGACATCGTCCACGGCATGCGCACGCTCTGCTGGTTCATCGCCGGCCTCATCGTCGTCTTCGGCATCCTGCCCGTCGCCTTCACCAAAGAGCGCACCTACGCCGCCACCGCCGCCCGCCAGCCGCGTGAGCCGTTCTGGCAAAGCGTGAAAGACTCCGCCGCCTGCCGTCCGCTCTGGGTGCTCATCGGCGTCTCGTTTTTCCTCGTGCTCGGCTACAGCTCGGTCGCCTCGCTCGCGAACTACATCTACATTTACTACATCTTCGACGGCGACATCAACGCGGGCTCCGTCCTCCTCGGCTGGAAGGCCACCGTCAACGTCGCCACCGGCCTCGCCTCCATCCCGCTGCTCACCTGGCTGGCCGGTCGCTACGACAAACGCACTATGGTCATGGCCATGCTCATCCTCTGCGTGTCCAGCTACGCGCTCAACTTCGTGTGCCTGCGGCCCGACATGCCTTACCTCATGCTCGTGCCCGCCGTCTTCGAGTCCTGCGGCATCTCCGCCGTGTGGCTCTTCCTTCCGTCCATGAAGGCCGATGTCGGCGACTACGACGCGCTCACCACCGGTCGCCGCCGCGAGGGCGCGATCAACTCGTTCTACTCGTGGTTCATCAAAGCCTCGCTCACCGCCTCCGTCGGCATCGGCGGGGCGGTGCTCTCGTTCTCCGGCTTCTCCGCCAAGATCACCCACCAGGCCCCCGAGGTGCTTCACCGCATGCTGATCCTCTTCATTTCCCTGCCCATCGCCTTTTGGGCCATCGCTTTCGTTATCTGCCTTTTCTACCCCCTCACCCGCGCCCGCATGGCCGCCATCCGCGCCGAACTCGAAGCCCGGAAACTCTCCACATGA
- a CDS encoding PEP-CTERM sorting domain-containing protein (PEP-CTERM proteins occur, often in large numbers, in the proteomes of bacteria that also encode an exosortase, a predicted intramembrane cysteine proteinase. The presence of a PEP-CTERM domain at a protein's C-terminus predicts cleavage within the sorting domain, followed by covalent anchoring to some some component of the (usually Gram-negative) cell surface. Many PEP-CTERM proteins exhibit an unusual sequence composition that includes large numbers of potential glycosylation sites. Expression of one such protein has been shown restore the ability of a bacterium to form floc, a type of biofilm.), with the protein MKNYMPHLTTAGLALMLGLASASAQSISITNPSFEANSGYSGGTTSSVIGWQANSFPIGLGTYGSVDDVSAAFTSGLSGTNAFYIGGNIAQLTAATFETGRTYTLSFDIGKPTGAGPTTDGFQFGFINNANTAFIAGGESFVAVNDLTAGAFQTYSVAYTAVSGDNGNTIRIGATDFFASSATYRIDNVQLSASAIPEPSTFAAFVGIAAIGLATLRRRRA; encoded by the coding sequence ATGAAAAACTACATGCCACATCTCACCACCGCCGGCCTCGCCCTCATGCTCGGCCTCGCTTCCGCCTCGGCCCAGTCCATCAGCATCACCAACCCGAGCTTCGAGGCCAACAGCGGTTACTCCGGAGGCACCACCAGTAGCGTCATAGGATGGCAGGCCAATTCCTTTCCCATCGGTTTGGGAACCTACGGTTCGGTGGACGACGTTTCCGCAGCGTTTACCTCGGGCTTGTCGGGCACCAATGCTTTCTACATAGGTGGAAACATCGCTCAGCTCACAGCGGCGACCTTTGAAACCGGGCGCACCTACACCCTCTCTTTCGATATCGGTAAACCGACGGGAGCCGGCCCCACCACAGACGGCTTTCAGTTCGGGTTTATCAATAATGCTAACACCGCCTTTATCGCCGGAGGGGAAAGTTTCGTGGCTGTCAATGACCTGACTGCGGGTGCGTTCCAGACCTACAGCGTGGCCTACACCGCTGTGTCCGGCGACAATGGTAATACCATCCGCATCGGTGCCACGGACTTTTTTGCGTCATCGGCTACCTACCGCATCGACAACGTGCAGCTCTCCGCATCCGCCATCCCTGAGCCCTCCACCTTCGCCGCCTTCGTCGGCATTGCGGCCATCGGCCTCGCCACCCTGCGCCGCCGCCGCGCCTAA